The Desulfuromonas versatilis genome has a segment encoding these proteins:
- a CDS encoding hydantoinase/oxoprolinase family protein, translating to MNSSAPNLSLLGVDTGGTFTDLVLVDGETVATWKLPSTPDDPSRAVLEGVRQLLGERPGLVFHGSTVATNALLEGKGARLALVVTEGFRDLLLIGRQNRPALYALHPVRHRALVSRELVVEAAERTLADGTVETPLVAEEIARVVAAAQATGCESVAICLLHSYANPGHEAALAAALEAAGLKVSASHQILPEYREFERASTTAVNAAVSPVMTRYLGRLQQGLGQSLLRIMQSNGGSIMAGTAGSEAVRTILSGPAGGMVGAFETARAAGFERIITFDMGGTSTDVGLCPGQIPFTAETVIADWPVKVPMIDIHTVGAGGGSIARLDAGGALRVGPESAGADPGPICYGRGEQVTVTDANLYLGRLLPERFLGGRMPLHLERCREGVEALARLAGIDPVHLAEGVLEVAEATMAGALRVVSVQRGHDPRDFALLPFGGAGGLHACALAEKLAIPRILIPVHPGLLSAVGLVLSDVIRDYSHSVLCSADTPQDALMGFYRPLEEQARADMAGEGIEGAALLLEHSLDLRYRGQSFEVNVPWEGDFAAAFHARHQELYGYQDEARELEIVTLRLRAVGRGPRPDLTLGHCSGDELQPAQAVAVILDGKASEIPLYQREELPCGVAFTGPALVVEETATHLVRPGWSVRVDQRANLVLEKKA from the coding sequence CGCCACCTGGAAGCTCCCCTCCACCCCCGATGACCCCTCGCGGGCGGTGCTCGAGGGCGTGCGCCAGTTGCTCGGCGAGCGCCCCGGGCTGGTCTTTCACGGCTCCACCGTGGCCACCAACGCCCTGCTCGAGGGCAAGGGGGCGCGCCTCGCGCTGGTGGTTACCGAGGGCTTTCGCGACCTGCTGCTGATCGGCCGGCAGAACCGGCCCGCGCTCTACGCCCTGCACCCGGTGCGCCACCGGGCGCTGGTGAGCCGCGAGCTGGTGGTCGAGGCGGCCGAGCGGACCCTGGCCGACGGCACCGTCGAGACCCCGCTGGTCGCGGAAGAGATCGCGCGGGTGGTCGCGGCGGCCCAGGCGACCGGCTGCGAGTCGGTGGCGATTTGTCTTTTGCACTCCTACGCCAATCCCGGCCACGAGGCCGCCCTGGCCGCGGCCCTCGAAGCGGCCGGGCTGAAGGTCAGCGCCTCCCACCAGATCCTCCCCGAATACCGCGAATTCGAGCGCGCCTCGACCACCGCGGTCAACGCCGCGGTCTCGCCGGTCATGACCCGCTACCTGGGGCGCCTGCAGCAGGGTCTGGGGCAAAGCCTGCTGCGCATCATGCAGAGCAACGGCGGCTCGATCATGGCCGGAACCGCCGGCAGCGAGGCGGTGCGCACCATCCTCTCGGGCCCGGCCGGCGGCATGGTTGGCGCCTTCGAGACCGCCCGGGCGGCCGGCTTCGAGCGGATCATCACCTTCGACATGGGCGGCACCAGCACCGATGTGGGCCTCTGTCCCGGGCAGATCCCCTTTACCGCCGAGACGGTCATCGCCGATTGGCCGGTCAAGGTGCCGATGATCGATATCCACACCGTCGGCGCCGGCGGCGGCTCCATCGCCCGCCTCGACGCCGGCGGCGCGCTGCGGGTCGGACCCGAGAGCGCCGGGGCGGACCCGGGGCCGATCTGCTACGGCCGAGGCGAGCAGGTCACGGTCACCGACGCCAACCTCTACCTCGGGCGGTTGCTCCCGGAGCGCTTTCTCGGCGGGCGGATGCCTTTGCACCTGGAGCGCTGCCGCGAAGGAGTCGAGGCGCTGGCCCGCCTGGCCGGCATCGACCCGGTGCATCTCGCCGAAGGGGTGCTCGAGGTGGCCGAGGCGACCATGGCCGGGGCCCTGCGGGTGGTCTCGGTGCAGCGCGGCCACGACCCCCGCGACTTCGCCCTGCTCCCCTTCGGCGGCGCCGGCGGCCTGCACGCCTGCGCCTTGGCCGAGAAGCTCGCCATCCCGCGCATCCTCATCCCGGTCCACCCGGGGCTGCTCTCGGCGGTGGGCCTGGTGCTCTCCGACGTGATCCGCGACTATTCCCACTCGGTGCTCTGCTCCGCCGACACCCCCCAGGACGCCCTGATGGGCTTCTACCGGCCTCTCGAGGAGCAGGCCCGCGCCGACATGGCCGGCGAGGGGATCGAAGGCGCGGCGCTGCTCCTGGAGCACTCCCTCGATCTGCGCTATCGCGGCCAGTCCTTCGAGGTCAACGTCCCCTGGGAGGGGGATTTCGCCGCCGCCTTCCACGCCCGCCACCAGGAGCTCTACGGCTACCAGGATGAGGCCCGCGAGCTGGAGATCGTCACTTTGCGGCTGCGCGCCGTCGGCCGGGGTCCGCGCCCCGACCTGACCCTGGGGCACTGCAGCGGCGACGAGCTGCAGCCGGCGCAGGCGGTTGCGGTGATCCTTGACGGCAAGGCCAGCGAGATCCCCCTCTACCAGCGCGAGGAGCTCCCCTGCGGGGTGGCCTTCACCGGCCCGGCGCTGGTGGTGGAGGAGACCGCCACCCACCTGGTGCGCCCCGGGTGGTCGGTGCGGGTCGACCAGCGGGCGAATCTGGTACTGGAAAAGAAGGCGTAA
- a CDS encoding hydantoinase B/oxoprolinase family protein → MQKAIDPIRLEVLKNRFTSLTEEMGAVLMRTAFSPNIKERRDFSCALFDRSGQMIAQAAHIPVHLGSMPLSVAAALERNDLAPGDMILLNDPYRGGTHLPDVTLVTPVFLGEDAPEFFLANRAHHADVGGMSAGSLPLSTEIFQEGLRIPPVKIVRGGQLDRELLAMFLANVRTPVEREGDLTAQLAANRVGERRLREIVGQYGLAEAECYCGALLDYGAKLMAEVIAAIPDGSYRFEDFLDDDGVGEAPVPIRCTLTVEGERATVDFSESSTQVAGCVNAVRAITLSAVFYVFRLLAPEEIPNNAGCMRPVEVITKPGTVVDCRFPAAVAGGNVETSQRLVDVLLGALARALPERIPAASGGSMNNLTIGGVDPRSGELFAYYETIAGGAGAGPAGIGASGIQTHMTNTLNTPVEALEHAYPLRARRYRLRDGSGGSGRHRGGDGVVKEWELLGDARITLISERRRTAPYGLQGGAAGARGRNRLLRNGKVTELPGKCSIEGKAGDRLIVETPGGGGWGGLKS, encoded by the coding sequence ATGCAAAAAGCCATCGATCCCATCCGCCTCGAAGTGCTCAAGAACCGCTTCACCTCGCTGACCGAGGAGATGGGGGCGGTGCTGATGCGCACCGCGTTTTCGCCCAACATCAAGGAGCGCCGGGACTTCTCCTGCGCCCTGTTCGATCGTAGCGGGCAGATGATCGCCCAGGCCGCCCACATCCCGGTGCACCTGGGCTCCATGCCGCTGTCGGTGGCCGCGGCCCTGGAGCGCAACGACCTGGCCCCCGGCGACATGATCCTGCTCAACGACCCCTACCGCGGCGGCACCCACCTTCCGGACGTGACCCTGGTGACGCCGGTGTTTCTCGGCGAGGACGCTCCCGAGTTCTTCCTCGCCAATCGCGCCCACCACGCCGATGTCGGCGGCATGAGCGCCGGGTCGCTGCCGCTGTCCACGGAGATCTTTCAGGAGGGGCTGCGCATACCGCCGGTGAAGATCGTGCGCGGCGGCCAGCTCGATCGCGAGCTGCTGGCCATGTTTCTGGCCAACGTGCGCACGCCGGTGGAGCGCGAGGGGGACCTGACCGCCCAGCTGGCCGCCAACCGGGTCGGTGAGCGGCGCCTGCGCGAGATCGTCGGCCAGTACGGCCTGGCCGAGGCCGAGTGCTATTGCGGCGCCCTGCTCGACTACGGGGCGAAGTTGATGGCCGAGGTGATCGCCGCCATCCCCGACGGCAGCTACCGCTTCGAGGATTTTCTCGACGACGACGGGGTGGGCGAGGCACCGGTGCCGATCCGCTGCACCCTGACCGTGGAAGGAGAGCGGGCAACGGTCGATTTTTCCGAGAGCTCAACCCAGGTCGCAGGCTGCGTCAACGCGGTGCGGGCCATTACCCTCTCGGCGGTGTTCTACGTCTTTCGCCTGCTGGCGCCGGAGGAGATCCCCAACAACGCCGGCTGCATGCGCCCGGTGGAGGTGATCACCAAACCGGGCACGGTGGTCGACTGCCGCTTCCCCGCGGCGGTGGCCGGCGGCAATGTCGAGACCAGTCAGCGCCTGGTCGACGTGCTGCTCGGCGCCCTGGCCCGGGCCTTGCCCGAGCGGATCCCGGCGGCCAGCGGCGGCTCGATGAACAACCTGACCATCGGCGGGGTGGACCCGCGTTCGGGGGAGCTGTTCGCCTACTACGAGACCATCGCCGGCGGGGCCGGAGCGGGGCCGGCAGGCATCGGGGCAAGCGGCATCCAGACCCACATGACCAACACCCTCAACACCCCGGTGGAGGCCCTCGAACATGCCTATCCCCTGCGGGCGCGCCGCTACCGGCTACGCGACGGCTCGGGAGGGAGCGGCCGGCACCGCGGCGGCGACGGGGTGGTCAAGGAGTGGGAGCTACTGGGGGATGCGCGCATCACGCTGATCAGCGAGCGGCGCCGCACGGCTCCCTACGGTCTGCAGGGGGGCGCCGCGGGCGCAAGGGGCCGCAACCGTCTGCTGCGCAACGGCAAGGTCACGGAACTGCCCGGAAAATGCTCCATCGAGGGGAAGGCCGGTGACCGGCTGATCGTCGAAACCCCCGGCGGCGGTGGGTGGGGGGGATTAAAATCCTGA
- a CDS encoding UbiD family decarboxylase: MSGEEFRKFVRSLEARGELTRVRVPVDPLLEIAAITDRVCKSPGGGPALLFEQVKGVRLPVLTNLFGSPGRMAAALGVEDLEEPGRRLAAAIAPLAGSGAERLQRLLAESHLQPVMVGEAACREVRDESPDLRCLPALKGWPGDGGRFFTQPLVFTRHPESGAVNCGLYRVQVFDARGAALHWSPGSGGAAHYAAWQARGERMPVAIALGADPALVLAAAAPLPAGIDEAVFAGWLRGRPLEMTFSLAGELAVPAAAEILIEGYLEPGEMRPEGPFGNHTGYYAPAAPCPLLHVTAVSHRRDPLCPATVVGRPPMENCWLGRAIERLFLPLLQVDVPELADFRFILEGMFHGCALASVAAGDDPERGKKLLRRLWSGGLLKKARMLAAFDAEVDLRDGSLCLWRAFNNVDPGLDLLVDKGRLGIDATHRDGRPAVEPDPATAALVAARWAEYGIKLDD, translated from the coding sequence ATGTCCGGGGAAGAATTCAGAAAATTTGTGCGCAGCCTCGAGGCGCGGGGCGAATTGACCCGGGTGAGGGTTCCCGTCGACCCGCTGCTGGAAATCGCCGCGATCACCGACCGGGTCTGCAAATCCCCCGGCGGCGGCCCGGCGCTGCTCTTCGAGCAGGTTAAGGGGGTGCGCTTGCCGGTGCTGACCAACCTGTTTGGTTCTCCCGGACGCATGGCCGCCGCCCTGGGCGTCGAAGATCTCGAGGAGCCGGGGCGGCGTCTCGCCGCCGCCATCGCCCCGCTGGCCGGAAGCGGGGCCGAGCGGCTCCAGCGCCTGCTGGCCGAAAGCCACCTGCAGCCGGTCATGGTGGGGGAGGCGGCTTGCCGCGAGGTGCGCGACGAGTCCCCCGACCTGCGCTGCCTGCCGGCCCTCAAGGGCTGGCCCGGCGACGGCGGGCGCTTTTTCACGCAACCGCTGGTATTCACCCGCCACCCCGAAAGCGGCGCGGTCAACTGCGGCTTGTACCGGGTGCAGGTGTTCGATGCTCGCGGCGCCGCTCTGCATTGGTCCCCCGGCTCCGGCGGGGCCGCCCATTACGCGGCCTGGCAGGCCAGGGGGGAGCGGATGCCGGTGGCCATCGCCCTGGGTGCCGATCCCGCCCTGGTGCTGGCCGCGGCGGCCCCCCTGCCGGCGGGGATCGACGAGGCGGTGTTTGCCGGGTGGCTGCGCGGCAGGCCCCTGGAGATGACCTTTAGTCTTGCCGGGGAACTGGCGGTGCCGGCGGCGGCCGAAATCCTCATCGAGGGGTACCTGGAGCCCGGCGAAATGCGCCCCGAGGGGCCCTTTGGGAACCACACCGGGTACTACGCCCCGGCCGCCCCCTGCCCGCTGCTGCACGTTACCGCCGTCAGCCACCGGCGCGACCCCCTCTGCCCGGCCACCGTGGTCGGCCGCCCGCCCATGGAAAACTGTTGGCTGGGGCGGGCCATCGAGCGGCTGTTTCTGCCCCTGCTGCAGGTGGATGTCCCCGAATTGGCCGATTTTCGCTTCATCCTCGAGGGGATGTTTCACGGCTGCGCCCTGGCCTCGGTGGCCGCCGGCGACGATCCCGAGCGGGGCAAGAAACTGCTGCGCCGCCTCTGGTCGGGGGGGCTGCTGAAAAAGGCCCGCATGCTGGCGGCCTTCGACGCGGAGGTCGACCTGCGCGACGGCTCGCTCTGCCTGTGGCGGGCGTTCAACAACGTCGACCCGGGCCTTGACCTGCTGGTGGATAAAGGCCGGCTCGGCATCGACGCCACCCACCGCGACGGCCGCCCCGCCGTCGAGCCCGATCCGGCCACCGCGGCCCTGGTCGCGGCACGCTGGGCGGAGTACGGAATCAAACTGGACGATTGA
- the recQ gene encoding DNA helicase RecQ, with protein MPPSPIETLREVFGFSEFRPHQQQIVESLVAGEDAFVLMPTGGGKSLCYQVPALCREGVAIVVSPLISLMKDQVDALTANGVAAAFYNSSLASAEARRVLARLHAGELDLLYIAPERLMSEEFLTRLREIPLALFAIDEAHCVSQWGHDFRPEYIQLGQLRRHFPGVPLVALTATADPQTRADILERLGLRQAQVFVAGFDRPNIRYSVADKLKPASQLAAFLKTRRSESGIVYALSRKRVEEVAARLAAAGYRAAPYHAGLPDEERRRVQEAFLRDDLQVVVATVAFGMGIDKPNVRFVVHYDLPKNIESYYQETGRAGRDGLPAEALLLFGFGDVAIARGLIDKGGNPEQKRIELHKLNAMVGFAEAQNCRRRVLLGYFGEPLEEDCGNCDVCLNPPETYDATVDAQKALSCVYRVGQRFGVGHVIEVLRGANTQRLRELGHDRLSTYGIGADHPAEIWGNLIRQLIHLGYLRQDVANYSVLKLTEAARPLLRGEKALVLPKPRLKAVAEKKAPRKKAGELDYDPELFDALRALRKRLADEAGVPPYVIFGDATLAEMAAYLPTGRDELLRINGVGKLKLQKYGAQFLEEIVSFLHR; from the coding sequence TTGCCCCCTTCCCCCATCGAAACCCTCCGCGAAGTCTTCGGCTTCAGTGAATTTCGTCCCCACCAGCAGCAGATCGTCGAATCCCTGGTCGCCGGGGAGGACGCCTTCGTGCTGATGCCCACCGGCGGCGGCAAGTCGCTCTGCTACCAGGTGCCGGCCCTGTGTCGGGAGGGGGTGGCGATCGTGGTGTCGCCGCTGATCTCGCTGATGAAGGACCAGGTCGACGCCCTCACCGCCAACGGCGTGGCGGCTGCCTTCTACAACTCCTCGCTGGCCAGCGCCGAGGCGCGCCGGGTGCTGGCGCGGCTCCACGCCGGCGAGCTCGACTTGCTCTACATCGCCCCCGAGCGGCTGATGAGCGAGGAGTTCCTAACCCGGCTGCGGGAGATCCCCCTGGCCCTGTTCGCCATCGACGAGGCCCACTGCGTCTCCCAGTGGGGGCACGATTTTCGCCCCGAGTACATCCAGCTGGGACAGCTGCGCCGGCATTTCCCCGGGGTGCCGCTGGTCGCTCTGACCGCCACCGCCGACCCCCAGACCCGCGCCGACATCCTCGAGCGCCTCGGGCTGCGCCAGGCGCAGGTGTTCGTCGCCGGCTTCGATCGGCCCAACATCCGCTACAGCGTCGCCGACAAGCTCAAGCCGGCCAGCCAGCTGGCCGCTTTTCTCAAAACCCGCCGCAGCGAGTCGGGGATCGTGTACGCCCTCTCCCGCAAGCGGGTCGAGGAGGTGGCGGCGCGCCTGGCGGCCGCCGGTTACCGGGCCGCCCCCTACCACGCGGGGCTGCCCGACGAGGAACGGCGCCGGGTGCAGGAGGCGTTTCTGCGCGACGACCTGCAGGTGGTGGTGGCCACCGTCGCCTTCGGCATGGGGATCGACAAGCCCAACGTGCGCTTCGTGGTGCACTACGATCTGCCCAAGAACATCGAGAGCTACTACCAGGAGACCGGCCGCGCCGGCCGCGACGGCCTGCCCGCCGAGGCGCTGCTGCTGTTCGGCTTCGGCGACGTGGCCATCGCCCGGGGGCTGATCGACAAGGGGGGCAACCCGGAGCAGAAGCGCATCGAACTGCACAAGCTGAATGCCATGGTCGGTTTCGCCGAGGCGCAGAACTGCCGGCGCCGGGTGCTGCTCGGCTATTTCGGCGAGCCGCTGGAGGAGGATTGCGGCAACTGCGACGTCTGCCTCAACCCGCCCGAGACCTACGACGCCACCGTCGATGCGCAAAAGGCCCTCTCCTGCGTTTACCGGGTCGGGCAGCGCTTCGGCGTCGGCCATGTCATCGAGGTGCTGCGCGGCGCCAACACCCAGCGACTGCGGGAGCTGGGGCACGACCGGCTCTCCACCTACGGCATCGGCGCCGACCACCCCGCCGAGATCTGGGGGAACCTGATCCGCCAGCTGATCCACCTCGGCTACCTGCGCCAGGACGTCGCCAACTACTCGGTGCTCAAGCTCACCGAGGCGGCCCGCCCCCTGCTGCGCGGCGAGAAGGCCCTGGTGCTGCCCAAGCCGCGGCTCAAGGCGGTGGCCGAGAAGAAGGCGCCGCGCAAAAAGGCCGGTGAGCTCGACTACGACCCGGAGCTGTTCGACGCCCTGCGCGCCCTGCGCAAGCGCCTGGCCGACGAGGCCGGGGTCCCTCCCTACGTGATTTTCGGCGACGCCACCCTGGCCGAGATGGCCGCCTACCTGCCCACCGGACGCGACGAGCTGCTGCGCATCAACGGGGTCGGCAAGCTCAAGCTGCAGAAGTACGGCGCCCAGTTTCTCGAGGAGATCGTCAGTTTTCTCCACCGCTGA
- a CDS encoding bacteriohemerythrin yields MALQWKAEYSVGVEIIDAQHQELFRRFGALTEACKQARGKEQLAELLDFLSDYIVFHFNDEESQMLRYGYPGFAGHREEHRSFMGRIEALRKQLAEGGSSFPLLVETNEAVLRWLIMHIRKVDTAFGEYLQGRS; encoded by the coding sequence ATGGCCCTGCAGTGGAAAGCCGAATATTCAGTCGGGGTAGAGATCATCGACGCCCAGCATCAGGAGCTGTTTCGGCGCTTCGGCGCCCTGACCGAGGCCTGCAAGCAGGCCAGGGGGAAGGAACAGCTTGCGGAACTTCTGGACTTTCTCAGTGATTACATAGTCTTTCACTTCAACGACGAAGAGTCTCAAATGCTGCGCTACGGCTATCCCGGTTTTGCCGGGCACCGGGAGGAACACCGCAGCTTCATGGGCAGGATCGAGGCGCTGAGAAAACAGCTGGCCGAGGGGGGGAGTTCCTTTCCCCTGCTGGTAGAAACCAATGAAGCGGTGCTGCGCTGGCTGATCATGCATATCCGGAAAGTTGACACGGCTTTTGGCGAATACCTCCAGGGTCGGTCCTGA
- a CDS encoding Slp family lipoprotein translates to MGSLFGRVIFPRVQPWLKSGCLLVGATLLAGWHHVLSEEAFFSVDPGARYSEVRANPQAWLGSTLLLAGVISDYRATSAGTTLEILCYSRDEQDAPQEFDANCGRFLARTSGELDPEAYRKGRRVTLTGLVAGKQVFPGGEFGEEVLVFEIGEIYLWPLPEKRRYYPAYPWYDPWYDPFYHRPYWHRYPYRHW, encoded by the coding sequence ATGGGTTCGTTATTCGGCCGTGTCATTTTTCCCCGGGTGCAGCCTTGGCTCAAATCCGGCTGCCTGCTGGTGGGAGCCACGCTGCTGGCCGGCTGGCACCACGTCCTTTCCGAAGAGGCCTTTTTCTCGGTGGACCCTGGTGCCCGCTACAGCGAGGTGCGCGCCAACCCTCAGGCCTGGCTGGGGAGCACCCTGCTGCTGGCGGGGGTGATTTCCGACTACCGTGCGACGTCTGCCGGGACGACCCTGGAGATTCTCTGCTACAGCCGCGATGAACAGGACGCGCCGCAGGAATTCGACGCCAACTGCGGACGGTTTCTGGCCCGCACCTCGGGGGAGCTCGACCCCGAGGCCTATCGCAAGGGGCGCCGCGTCACCCTGACCGGCCTGGTGGCAGGCAAGCAAGTCTTTCCCGGCGGTGAATTCGGCGAAGAGGTGCTGGTGTTCGAGATCGGCGAAATCTACCTCTGGCCCCTCCCCGAAAAGCGCCGCTATTATCCCGCCTACCCCTGGTACGATCCCTGGTACGACCCCTTCTACCATCGGCCCTACTGGCATCGGTATCCCTACAGGCACTGGTAG
- a CDS encoding transglutaminase-like domain-containing protein, giving the protein MLIRIGYDIRFDFPGPTPLLLLLFVHPSRCADLERPDRLRSAPALQIEEFLDGFGNRCARTLAPAGPLRLSADTLVRDDGLPEPAFPELRQHPVSELPVETLPFLLGSRYCETDLLAPVAWRLFGACPEGWPRVQAVCDWVHEHIRFGYEHARADKGAWEVFRDRRGVCRDMAHLAVAFCRCLHIPARYASGYLGDIGIPPDPLPMDFNAWFEAYLGGAWHTFDPRHNTRRIGRVLMSLGRDATDTALTTAFGRNNLTGFRVITEEVG; this is encoded by the coding sequence ATGCTGATTCGCATCGGTTACGATATCCGTTTCGATTTTCCCGGTCCGACCCCCCTGCTGCTCCTGCTCTTCGTCCACCCCTCGCGCTGCGCCGACCTGGAGCGGCCGGACCGGCTCCGCTCGGCCCCTGCCCTGCAGATCGAGGAGTTCCTGGACGGCTTCGGCAACCGCTGTGCCCGGACCCTGGCCCCGGCGGGTCCGCTGCGCCTGTCCGCCGACACCCTGGTTCGCGACGACGGCCTGCCAGAACCCGCCTTCCCGGAACTGCGCCAGCATCCGGTCAGCGAACTGCCCGTGGAAACGCTCCCCTTTCTGCTCGGCAGCCGCTACTGCGAAACCGATCTGCTCGCCCCCGTGGCCTGGCGCCTGTTCGGGGCCTGTCCTGAGGGTTGGCCGCGGGTTCAGGCGGTCTGTGACTGGGTCCATGAGCACATACGCTTCGGTTACGAGCACGCCCGCGCCGACAAGGGGGCCTGGGAGGTGTTTCGCGACCGGCGCGGGGTGTGCCGGGACATGGCCCACCTGGCGGTGGCCTTCTGCCGTTGTCTTCATATCCCCGCCCGCTACGCCAGCGGCTATCTGGGGGATATCGGCATCCCCCCCGATCCCCTGCCGATGGATTTCAACGCCTGGTTTGAGGCCTACCTCGGCGGAGCCTGGCACACCTTCGACCCCCGGCACAACACCCGGCGCATCGGGCGGGTGTTGATGAGCCTCGGACGCGACGCCACCGACACCGCGCTGACCACCGCCTTCGGGCGAAATAACCTGACAGGTTTCCGGGTGATCACCGAGGAGGTCGGCTAG